In Pseudonocardia cypriaca, a single genomic region encodes these proteins:
- a CDS encoding EamA family transporter, giving the protein MDLVSRAPLLVLASVVSVQVGQAFGKRAFDLLEPAGVVTLRLGLAALVLLAVLRPRPPTDGRGLGLVVAFGTAIAGMNLVYPAMRYLPLGVAMSLLLLGPLTVALAGSRRPLDVGWALVAGAGVLLIGDGGGPLPVAGVLLALGAGVAMGCYLLLSRRAGTAAPGTLALAVAWAAVLSLPFGISASGTDLLRPSALATGLLVAVLSAVLPYSLDLAALRRLPPRTVGVLQSLEPVVGALAGLVLLAEVLDGWQWVAIACITAASAGAVFTPPRAGGTRCPDRGGTRGSAPGARARPSPSPRSPRPPRTPGAGPAPRGAPPPPRRAGC; this is encoded by the coding sequence GTGGATCTCGTGTCCCGCGCCCCGCTGCTCGTGCTCGCGAGCGTGGTGAGCGTCCAGGTCGGGCAGGCGTTCGGGAAGCGCGCGTTCGACCTGCTGGAACCCGCCGGCGTCGTCACGCTGCGGCTCGGGCTCGCCGCGCTCGTCCTACTGGCGGTCCTGCGGCCCCGGCCGCCGACCGATGGCCGCGGACTCGGGCTGGTCGTCGCGTTCGGCACGGCCATCGCCGGCATGAACCTCGTCTACCCGGCGATGCGGTACCTCCCGCTCGGTGTCGCGATGTCCCTGCTGCTCCTCGGTCCGCTCACGGTGGCCCTCGCGGGATCCCGCCGCCCCCTCGACGTCGGATGGGCACTGGTGGCCGGTGCGGGCGTTCTCCTGATCGGCGACGGAGGCGGGCCCCTCCCGGTCGCGGGCGTGCTGCTCGCGCTCGGGGCGGGCGTGGCCATGGGCTGCTACTTGCTGCTCAGCAGGCGCGCGGGCACCGCCGCACCCGGCACCCTCGCCCTCGCCGTGGCGTGGGCGGCCGTCCTCTCGCTCCCCTTCGGCATCTCCGCGTCCGGCACCGACCTGCTCCGGCCGTCCGCGCTCGCGACGGGGTTGCTCGTCGCCGTCCTGTCGGCGGTGCTCCCCTACTCGCTCGACCTCGCCGCGCTGCGCAGGCTGCCGCCGCGCACGGTGGGCGTGCTGCAGAGCCTGGAACCGGTCGTCGGCGCGCTGGCCGGCCTCGTGCTGCTCGCCGAGGTGCTGGACGGGTGGCAGTGGGTGGCGATCGCCTGCATCACGGCCGCCTCGGCCGGCGCGGTGTTCACGCCACCCCGAGCAGGCGGTACGCGGTGTCCGGATCGCGGCGGAACTCGGGGGTCGGCACCCGGTGCACGAGCACGCCCTTCTCCATCACCGCGATCTCCCCGGCCACCGCGAACGCCAGGTGCAGGTCCTGCTCCACGAGGAGCACCGCCACCCCCTCGTCGCGCAGGGTGCTGA
- a CDS encoding NADP-dependent oxidoreductase, translating to MKAVRFHEYGDPGVLSYEDVEQPVPGAGEVRIRVAATSFNSVDGNIRGGFMRGPIPVVLPHTPGLDVAGTVDALGEGVDGIEVGEEVVGFLPMDGTGAAAEYVLAPADVLAPAPKSVPLPDAAALPVVGLTAWQALFDHGELQAGQRVLINGAGGAVGGYAVQLAKGAGAHVIATASPRSSEAVESAGADEVIDHTVTGVTEAVTEPVDVVLNLAPIDPAELAALAGLVRKGGVVVNTTVWMPAPTDEERGVRGIDLYVRSDAEQLSRLVALIDSGELRVDVAQRVPLAELPAVHAQAAAGTLAGKVVVLPPTA from the coding sequence ATGAAGGCAGTGCGTTTCCACGAGTACGGCGACCCGGGTGTCCTGAGCTACGAGGACGTGGAGCAGCCGGTCCCCGGAGCCGGTGAGGTCCGGATCCGCGTCGCTGCGACGTCGTTCAACTCCGTCGACGGCAACATTCGCGGGGGCTTCATGCGCGGCCCCATCCCGGTGGTGTTGCCCCACACGCCCGGCCTCGACGTCGCCGGCACGGTCGACGCGCTGGGCGAGGGCGTGGACGGCATCGAGGTCGGGGAGGAGGTCGTCGGCTTCCTGCCGATGGACGGCACCGGCGCCGCTGCGGAGTACGTCCTCGCGCCGGCCGATGTCCTGGCGCCTGCGCCCAAGAGCGTCCCGCTTCCCGACGCCGCAGCGCTGCCGGTGGTGGGCCTCACCGCGTGGCAGGCGCTGTTCGACCACGGCGAGCTGCAGGCCGGGCAACGCGTGCTGATCAACGGCGCAGGCGGAGCGGTCGGCGGCTATGCGGTGCAGCTGGCCAAGGGAGCCGGGGCGCACGTGATCGCCACGGCCAGCCCGCGCAGCAGCGAGGCGGTCGAGTCCGCAGGCGCCGACGAGGTCATCGACCACACCGTCACCGGGGTGACCGAGGCGGTCACCGAGCCGGTCGACGTCGTGCTCAACCTCGCGCCGATCGACCCGGCCGAGCTCGCCGCGCTGGCCGGCCTGGTCCGCAAGGGCGGCGTCGTGGTGAACACGACGGTGTGGATGCCCGCGCCCACCGACGAGGAGCGCGGCGTGCGCGGCATCGACCTCTACGTCCGCAGCGACGCGGAGCAGCTGTCGCGGCTGGTAGCGCTGATCGACAGCGGCGAGCTGCGCGTCGACGTCGCCCAGCGGGTACCGCTGGCCGAGCTGCCGGCCGTCCACGCCCAGGCCGCCGCGGGCACGCTGGCCGGCAAGGTCGTCGTCCTCCCACCCACCGCCTGA
- a CDS encoding OsmC family protein, which produces MGEPNVWSVACLPTPESDAADLTVNGFELSCAVPDGTGAEPPGATPFGLLAASLSACTAMSVRTFLQRWHIDPGAVTVRVGVHPSTPPMLDRRVTVDGEVGQDLREQLAGVVDSTPVTVLLRDAVTIRTVLATGQDETAR; this is translated from the coding sequence GTGGGAGAACCGAACGTCTGGTCGGTCGCATGCCTGCCGACCCCGGAGAGCGACGCAGCCGACCTGACCGTCAACGGGTTCGAGCTGAGCTGCGCCGTGCCCGACGGCACCGGGGCGGAGCCGCCGGGCGCCACCCCGTTCGGCCTGCTCGCGGCGTCCCTGTCGGCGTGCACGGCCATGTCGGTGCGCACGTTCCTGCAGCGCTGGCACATCGACCCCGGCGCCGTCACGGTGCGGGTCGGTGTCCATCCGAGCACCCCGCCGATGCTCGACCGCCGGGTCACGGTCGACGGCGAGGTCGGTCAGGACCTGCGTGAGCAGCTCGCCGGGGTGGTCGACAGCACGCCGGTCACGGTGCTGCTGCGCGATGCCGTGACGATCCGGACGGTGCTGGCGACGGGTCAGGACGAGACCGCCCGGTAG
- a CDS encoding LysR family transcriptional regulator: protein MIDLRRLHVLRMLDEHGTVTAAAAALYLTPSAVSQQIRLLGRDLGVELLERVGRGVRLTPPARVLLGHADRLYADWERVLAEVTAAPGGGALRICAFPTALAALVAPAAADLRGTTEVEIREAGSAECFALLLAGAADVAVVLPAPDVPPRDDPRFDQQPLLDDPFDLVVPADHRLATAEAVELADAADEAWVGADRCDDSAIVMAACSAAGFTPRIAHGAENWNSVIALVSHGFGVCLMPRLAPIPAHHRVVRIPLRGALVPSRTVLTCVRRGSREQPAIARGLAALAAAGERSPFPLVDGEHDETVPHRHTYRAVSS, encoded by the coding sequence ATGATCGACCTCCGGCGGCTGCACGTCCTGCGGATGCTCGACGAGCACGGCACGGTCACGGCGGCAGCGGCGGCGCTGTACCTCACGCCGTCAGCGGTGTCCCAGCAGATCCGGCTGCTCGGCCGCGACCTCGGCGTCGAGCTCCTCGAGCGGGTGGGCCGTGGCGTGCGGCTCACCCCGCCGGCCCGGGTCCTGCTCGGCCACGCCGACCGGCTCTACGCCGACTGGGAACGCGTGCTCGCCGAGGTGACGGCTGCTCCGGGCGGGGGTGCGCTGCGGATCTGCGCGTTCCCGACCGCGCTCGCCGCACTGGTGGCGCCCGCCGCGGCCGACCTGCGCGGCACCACGGAGGTCGAGATCAGGGAGGCGGGCAGCGCGGAGTGCTTCGCGCTCCTGCTCGCGGGCGCCGCCGACGTCGCCGTCGTCCTACCGGCGCCGGACGTGCCACCCCGCGACGACCCGCGCTTCGACCAGCAGCCGCTCCTGGACGACCCGTTCGACCTGGTGGTGCCCGCCGACCACCGGCTCGCGACGGCGGAGGCGGTCGAGCTCGCCGACGCGGCCGACGAGGCCTGGGTCGGCGCCGACCGGTGCGACGACTCGGCGATCGTCATGGCGGCGTGCAGCGCGGCGGGCTTCACACCGCGCATCGCGCACGGCGCGGAGAACTGGAACTCCGTGATCGCGCTGGTCTCGCACGGCTTCGGGGTGTGCCTGATGCCGCGGCTCGCGCCGATCCCGGCCCACCACCGCGTCGTGCGGATCCCGCTGCGCGGCGCACTCGTCCCGTCCCGGACGGTGCTGACGTGCGTGCGCCGGGGCAGCCGGGAGCAGCCGGCGATCGCACGTGGACTCGCTGCGCTCGCCGCGGCGGGGGAGCGCTCCCCGTTCCCGCTGGTGGACGGCGAGCACGACGAGACCGTGCCGCACCGGCACACCTACCGGGCGGTCTCGTCCTGA
- a CDS encoding helix-turn-helix domain-containing protein translates to MALRDLGAAVRSLRENTEPAAVGLPVGAPPDGGRRVRGLRREELAELAGVSADYVRRLEQGRSHPSAGVVNAIARALRVGRAEYERLCALAGYAAAAGQVPREAGAASMRLLDRFDDTPVFLCDAAWNVVAVNGAWLALECGAPTGHARDWNVAWRTFRSALGGISRTEERAAGMQALLVARLHSTYLRYPTDASLAELVDELRSTSRPFDTLWRTPTTVGAYENRAVFRHPDGTDITLDGNLLEVPGDDLMAVVLTAAPGSTDAARLGELVSVPGKPAVVRVGQPGPG, encoded by the coding sequence GTGGCGTTGCGCGATCTCGGGGCGGCGGTGCGCTCGTTGCGCGAGAACACCGAGCCCGCCGCAGTCGGGCTGCCGGTGGGCGCACCGCCGGACGGTGGGCGGCGGGTTCGCGGGCTGCGGCGGGAGGAGCTCGCCGAGCTCGCCGGGGTGTCGGCGGACTACGTGCGACGGTTGGAGCAGGGACGCAGCCACCCGTCTGCCGGTGTGGTGAACGCCATCGCCCGTGCGTTGCGGGTCGGACGGGCGGAGTACGAGCGGCTCTGTGCGCTGGCCGGATACGCCGCGGCGGCCGGGCAGGTGCCGCGCGAGGCCGGGGCGGCTTCGATGCGGCTGCTGGATCGGTTCGACGACACCCCCGTCTTCCTGTGCGACGCGGCGTGGAACGTGGTCGCCGTCAACGGGGCGTGGCTGGCGCTGGAATGTGGGGCTCCGACCGGGCACGCCCGGGACTGGAACGTCGCGTGGCGCACGTTCCGCAGTGCACTCGGCGGGATCAGCCGAACCGAGGAACGTGCGGCCGGTATGCAGGCATTGCTCGTCGCCCGACTGCACAGCACGTACCTGCGCTACCCGACTGACGCCTCGCTCGCTGAGCTCGTCGACGAGCTGAGGAGCACGAGCCGGCCGTTCGACACCTTGTGGCGCACGCCGACGACGGTCGGTGCCTATGAGAACCGTGCCGTGTTCCGTCATCCGGACGGCACCGACATCACGCTCGACGGCAATCTGCTCGAGGTGCCGGGGGACGATCTGATGGCGGTCGTCCTCACCGCGGCACCGGGCTCGACCGACGCGGCGCGGCTCGGCGAGCTCGTCAGCGTCCCCGGCAAGCCGGCCGTCGTCCGGGTGGGCCAACCTGGCCCAGGCTGA
- a CDS encoding alpha/beta hydrolase, with translation MPLSLDPQIAEALAPMAGAMADATPPAVGDVAARRALWEPIIGAAGTAQPMPADVTTSEHHATADDGAQVRMRWYVKDGATPGSAVLFFHGGGYIFGHIDLFDGPVARYVSASGVPMLSVEYRRAPEHPFPAPLEDAYAALLWLHEHAAELGVDRDRIGVMGDSAGGGMAAAMTILARDRGGPKIARQILLEPMLDDRTTTPDPHIAPYLVWSYDDSLTAWPALLGDAAGGPDVPATAAPARLEDATGLPPAYIEVGQLDVFRDEDTAYATKLSRAGVPVEFHLHPGAPHEFDSIAFDSDVARRAVADRIRVLGSI, from the coding sequence GTGCCACTCAGCTTGGACCCCCAGATCGCCGAGGCGCTGGCCCCGATGGCCGGCGCGATGGCGGACGCCACACCGCCGGCGGTGGGGGACGTGGCGGCGCGCCGCGCCCTCTGGGAGCCGATCATCGGCGCGGCGGGAACGGCCCAGCCGATGCCGGCCGACGTGACGACCAGCGAGCACCACGCGACCGCGGACGACGGTGCGCAGGTCAGGATGCGCTGGTACGTCAAGGACGGCGCGACGCCGGGCTCGGCCGTGCTGTTCTTCCACGGCGGCGGCTACATCTTCGGCCACATCGACCTGTTCGACGGGCCGGTCGCCCGCTACGTGTCCGCCAGCGGCGTGCCGATGCTGTCGGTCGAGTACCGCCGCGCCCCCGAGCACCCCTTCCCGGCGCCGCTCGAGGACGCCTACGCCGCGCTGCTGTGGCTGCACGAACACGCCGCCGAGCTGGGCGTCGACCGCGACCGGATCGGCGTGATGGGCGACAGCGCCGGGGGCGGCATGGCGGCGGCTATGACGATCCTCGCCCGCGACCGCGGCGGTCCGAAGATCGCCCGCCAGATCCTGCTCGAGCCGATGCTCGACGACCGCACCACCACGCCCGATCCGCACATCGCGCCCTACCTGGTGTGGTCCTACGACGACAGCCTCACCGCGTGGCCGGCGTTGCTCGGTGACGCCGCCGGCGGCCCCGACGTTCCGGCCACAGCGGCACCGGCCCGGCTGGAAGACGCGACGGGCCTGCCCCCGGCCTACATCGAGGTCGGCCAGCTCGACGTCTTCCGCGACGAGGACACCGCCTACGCGACGAAGCTCAGCCGCGCAGGCGTGCCGGTGGAGTTCCACCTGCATCCCGGCGCCCCGCACGAGTTCGACTCCATCGCCTTCGACTCCGACGTGGCACGGCGCGCCGTCGCCGACCGCATCCGGGTGCTCGGGTCGATCTGA
- a CDS encoding alpha/beta fold hydrolase has translation MGIRLGAVARRLAGPPDGHRVRRPVTPDGTAEFDLTYLRTGPRGGVPVLVVPGGPGIASVLPYRALRRLAAGRGLDVIMVEHRGVGLSRHDDAGRDLPLAAVTIEQVVADLAAVLDDAGVSRALVYGTSYGTYLAQGFGLRHPDRVAGMVLDSPLLGPRDLALQRAHLRALLWDGATPDTARPAALLRALVADGIVTSQRTGAVVPLVYEFAGPRVLARLLAGVREGRRRAWEFCERAGGREIDGAGTPFVAETDLVAGISYGELHYGAPPDGKPLDPQVMYVAAAARNPPFTGEPYDLVSALGAFHWPTAVVSGERDVRTPRPVAERVVELAPDAVLVPLPGLGHSALDTHPLAALHVAHAVAEGAHRRLPDLAPRLATLPRRAMSGHLGRIIAAGIAVERWAPRRRSMES, from the coding sequence GTGGGGATTCGGCTGGGGGCGGTGGCGCGGCGGCTCGCCGGGCCACCGGACGGGCACCGGGTGCGCAGGCCGGTCACGCCGGACGGCACGGCGGAGTTCGACCTGACGTACCTGCGCACGGGGCCGCGCGGCGGCGTACCGGTGCTGGTGGTTCCGGGCGGGCCGGGGATCGCGTCCGTGCTCCCGTACCGCGCGCTGCGCCGGTTGGCGGCGGGCCGTGGCCTCGACGTGATCATGGTGGAGCACCGCGGGGTCGGGCTGTCCCGCCACGACGACGCCGGCCGCGACCTCCCACTGGCCGCGGTCACGATCGAGCAGGTGGTGGCCGACCTGGCAGCCGTCCTCGACGACGCGGGGGTGAGCCGCGCGCTCGTCTACGGCACGTCCTACGGCACCTACCTCGCGCAAGGCTTCGGGCTGCGGCACCCGGACCGCGTCGCGGGGATGGTGCTCGACTCGCCGCTGCTCGGCCCGCGCGACCTCGCCCTGCAGCGCGCGCACCTGCGTGCGCTGCTCTGGGACGGGGCCACGCCCGACACCGCCCGGCCCGCGGCACTGCTGCGCGCGCTCGTGGCCGACGGCATCGTCACGTCGCAACGCACGGGGGCGGTCGTACCGCTCGTGTACGAGTTCGCCGGTCCGCGCGTGCTCGCGCGGCTGCTCGCCGGGGTGCGGGAGGGCCGCAGGCGGGCGTGGGAGTTCTGCGAGCGCGCGGGCGGCCGCGAGATCGACGGCGCCGGGACGCCGTTCGTGGCGGAGACCGACCTCGTCGCCGGTATCAGCTACGGCGAGCTGCACTACGGCGCGCCCCCGGACGGGAAGCCGCTCGACCCCCAGGTGATGTACGTGGCCGCAGCCGCGCGGAACCCACCGTTCACGGGCGAGCCCTACGACCTCGTCTCGGCGCTCGGTGCGTTCCACTGGCCGACCGCCGTCGTCTCGGGCGAGCGGGACGTGCGCACGCCACGCCCGGTGGCCGAGCGGGTCGTCGAGCTGGCGCCGGACGCGGTGCTCGTGCCGCTGCCCGGCCTCGGCCACAGCGCGCTCGACACGCATCCGCTCGCGGCGCTGCACGTCGCCCACGCGGTGGCCGAGGGCGCGCACCGGCGACTCCCCGACCTGGCCCCGCGCCTGGCGACCCTGCCCCGCCGGGCGATGTCCGGCCACCTGGGAAGGATCATCGCCGCAGGTATCGCCGTCGAACGCTGGGCGCCCCGCCGGCGCAGCATGGAGTCGTAG
- the uvrA gene encoding excinuclease ABC subunit UvrA has protein sequence MADRLVVRGAREHNLRGVDLDLPRDSLVVFTGLSGSGKSSLAFDTIFAEGQRRYVESLSAYARQFLGQMDKPDVDFIEGLSPAVSIDQKSTNRNPRSTVGTITEVYDYLRLLYARAGVPHCPVCGHVIEKQTPQQIVDQVLAMEEGSRFQVLAPVVRTRKGEFVDLFSNLQAQGYSRVMVDGTIHQLTDPPKLKKQEKHDISVVVDRLTVKGSAKQRLTDSVETALRLADGLVVLDFVDLPDDDPHREVRFSERMACPNGHPLSLDDLEPRTFSFNSPYGACPECTGIGIKKEVDPDLVVPDPEQSLADGAIAPWAGGQSAEYFGRLLEGLSRAVGFRMDTPWRKLPAAAQKAVLHGTQDQVHVRYRNRYGRERSYYANFEGVVPFLERRLDQTDSEYAREKYEGYMRDVPCPACKGARLKPEVLAVTLAHRTQGERSIAEVSAMSVAECSEFLDGMQLDQRQAMIAGRVLKEVQARLGFLLDVGLDYLSLDRAAGTLSGGEAQRIRLATQIGSGLVGVLYVLDEPSIGLHQRDNRRLIETLTRLRDLGNTLIVVEHDEDTIRAADWAVDIGPGAGEHGGHIVHSGPVAELEAHDTSLTGAYLSGRRSIPVPDIRRPRDRKRQLTIVGAREHNLRGIDVDIPLGVLVSVTGVSGSGKSTLVNDILATVLANKLNGARQVPGRHTRITGLDGLDKLVRVDQSPIGRTPRSNPATYTGVWDKIRTLFASTTEAKVRGYQAGRFSFNVKGGRCEACSGDGTIKIEMNFLPDVYVPCEVCKGARYNRETLEVHYKGKTVADVLDMPIEEAAEFFAPITSISRYLRTLVDVGLGYVRLGQPAPTLSGGEAQRVKLASELQKRSNGRTIYILDEPTTGLHFEDIRKLLDVINGLVDKGNSVIVIEHNLDVIKTSDWIIDMGPEGGSGGGTVIAEGTPEQVAGNPASYTGQFLKTLVTPEEPAAPKAGRRKKAAAAS, from the coding sequence GTGGCCGACCGTCTGGTAGTACGCGGCGCCCGCGAGCACAACCTCCGCGGCGTCGACCTCGACCTGCCGCGCGACAGCCTCGTGGTGTTCACCGGCCTGTCCGGCTCGGGCAAGTCGAGCCTGGCGTTCGACACCATCTTCGCCGAGGGCCAGCGCCGGTACGTCGAGTCCCTGAGCGCGTACGCCCGGCAGTTCCTCGGGCAGATGGACAAGCCCGACGTCGACTTCATCGAGGGTCTGTCGCCCGCCGTCTCGATCGACCAGAAGTCCACCAACCGCAACCCGCGGTCCACGGTCGGCACCATCACCGAGGTCTACGACTACCTGCGCCTGCTCTACGCCCGCGCGGGCGTGCCGCACTGCCCGGTGTGCGGGCACGTCATCGAGAAGCAGACGCCGCAGCAGATCGTCGACCAGGTCCTCGCGATGGAGGAGGGCAGCCGGTTCCAGGTGCTGGCTCCGGTGGTGCGCACGCGCAAGGGCGAGTTCGTCGACCTGTTCTCCAACCTGCAGGCGCAGGGCTACTCGCGCGTGATGGTCGACGGCACCATCCACCAGCTCACCGACCCGCCGAAGCTCAAGAAGCAGGAGAAGCACGACATCTCCGTCGTGGTCGACCGGCTCACGGTGAAGGGGTCGGCCAAGCAGCGGCTCACCGACTCCGTCGAGACGGCGCTGCGGCTGGCCGACGGGCTGGTCGTGCTCGACTTCGTCGACCTGCCCGACGACGACCCGCACCGCGAGGTCCGGTTCTCCGAGCGGATGGCCTGCCCCAACGGCCACCCGCTGTCGCTCGACGACCTCGAGCCGCGCACGTTCTCCTTCAACTCGCCGTACGGTGCGTGCCCCGAGTGCACCGGGATCGGGATCAAGAAGGAGGTCGACCCGGACCTCGTCGTCCCCGACCCGGAGCAGTCGCTCGCCGACGGCGCGATCGCGCCGTGGGCTGGCGGGCAGTCCGCCGAGTACTTCGGGCGGCTCCTCGAAGGCCTGTCCCGCGCGGTCGGCTTCCGGATGGACACCCCGTGGCGCAAGCTGCCCGCCGCCGCGCAGAAGGCGGTGCTGCACGGCACCCAGGACCAGGTGCACGTCCGCTACCGCAACCGGTACGGCCGTGAGCGCTCCTACTACGCCAACTTCGAGGGCGTCGTCCCGTTCCTGGAGCGGCGGCTCGACCAGACCGACTCCGAGTACGCGCGCGAGAAGTACGAGGGGTACATGCGCGACGTGCCGTGCCCCGCCTGCAAGGGGGCGCGGCTCAAGCCGGAGGTACTGGCCGTCACGCTCGCCCACCGCACGCAGGGCGAGCGGTCCATCGCCGAGGTCTCCGCGATGTCGGTGGCGGAGTGCTCGGAGTTCCTCGACGGCATGCAGCTCGACCAGCGGCAGGCGATGATCGCGGGCCGGGTCCTCAAGGAGGTGCAGGCGCGTCTGGGCTTCCTGCTCGACGTCGGGCTCGACTACCTCTCGCTCGACCGCGCCGCGGGCACCCTGTCCGGCGGTGAGGCCCAGCGCATCCGGCTGGCCACCCAGATCGGGTCCGGGCTGGTCGGCGTGCTGTACGTGCTGGACGAGCCGTCGATCGGGCTGCACCAGCGCGACAACCGGCGCCTGATCGAGACCCTCACGCGCCTGCGCGACCTCGGCAACACCCTCATCGTCGTCGAGCACGACGAGGACACCATCCGTGCCGCCGACTGGGCCGTCGACATCGGCCCCGGCGCCGGGGAGCACGGCGGCCACATCGTCCACAGCGGCCCGGTCGCCGAGCTGGAGGCGCACGACACCTCGCTCACCGGTGCCTACCTGTCGGGCCGGCGCTCCATCCCGGTGCCGGACATCCGCCGCCCGCGCGACCGGAAGCGGCAGCTCACGATCGTCGGAGCGCGTGAGCACAACCTGCGCGGCATCGACGTCGACATCCCGCTCGGTGTCCTGGTGTCGGTCACCGGCGTGTCCGGCTCGGGCAAGTCCACGCTGGTCAACGACATCCTCGCCACGGTGCTCGCCAACAAGCTCAACGGCGCCCGCCAGGTGCCGGGCCGCCACACCCGGATCACCGGGCTCGACGGGCTCGACAAGCTGGTGCGGGTCGACCAGTCGCCGATCGGGCGCACCCCCCGATCCAACCCGGCCACGTACACGGGCGTGTGGGACAAGATCCGCACGCTGTTCGCCTCCACCACCGAGGCGAAGGTGCGCGGCTACCAGGCGGGCCGGTTCTCGTTCAACGTCAAGGGCGGGCGCTGCGAGGCGTGCTCCGGCGACGGCACCATCAAGATCGAGATGAACTTCCTGCCGGACGTCTACGTGCCGTGCGAGGTCTGCAAGGGTGCCCGGTACAACCGCGAGACCCTGGAAGTGCACTACAAGGGCAAGACGGTCGCCGACGTGCTCGACATGCCGATCGAGGAGGCCGCCGAGTTCTTCGCGCCGATCACCTCGATCTCCCGCTACCTCCGCACGCTCGTCGACGTCGGGCTGGGGTACGTGCGGCTCGGGCAGCCCGCGCCCACCCTGTCCGGCGGCGAGGCGCAGCGCGTCAAGCTCGCCTCGGAGCTGCAGAAGCGCTCCAACGGGCGCACGATCTACATCCTCGACGAGCCCACCACCGGCCTGCACTTCGAGGACATCCGCAAGCTCCTCGACGTGATCAACGGGCTGGTCGACAAGGGCAACTCGGTGATCGTCATCGAGCACAACCTCGATGTGATCAAGACGTCCGACTGGATCATCGACATGGGGCCGGAGGGCGGCTCGGGTGGCGGCACGGTGATCGCCGAGGGCACCCCCGAACAGGTCGCCGGCAACCCGGCGAGCTACACCGGCCAGTTCCTGAAGACCCTGGTCACGCCGGAGGAGCCGGCCGCTCCCAAGGCGGGTCGGCGCAAGAAGGCCGCCGCCGCGAGCTGA
- a CDS encoding aldo/keto reductase: protein MSLPTRALGPLSVSALGLGCMGMSFAYGSADPGEATATLHRAIDLGVTFLDTADMYGGGANEELLATVLADRRDEVTLATKFGILTGDDGYPSGVDGSPAYARRACDASLRRLGVDHIDLYYLHRPDPEVPIEETVGAMAELVAAGKVRHIGLSESSAETIRRAAAVHPIAAVQSEWSVFSRDIERAVLPACRELGIGLVPYSPLGRGLLTGTLPTEFADDDFRRSLPRFQRENLERNLATVEAVREIAAAHGGTPGQVALAWLLAQGDDVAPIPGTKRVRYLEENVGALDVALTPADLTRLDALEPAGDRYPDMAWVERDTPDAALR from the coding sequence GTGTCCCTACCCACCCGTGCCCTCGGTCCCCTCTCCGTGAGCGCGCTCGGCCTCGGCTGCATGGGCATGAGCTTCGCGTACGGCTCGGCCGACCCCGGTGAGGCGACCGCAACCCTGCACCGGGCCATCGACCTCGGTGTCACGTTCCTCGACACCGCCGACATGTACGGCGGCGGGGCCAACGAGGAGCTGCTCGCCACCGTGCTCGCCGACCGGCGGGACGAGGTCACCCTCGCCACCAAGTTCGGCATCCTGACCGGCGACGACGGCTACCCGAGCGGCGTCGACGGGAGCCCGGCGTACGCGCGCCGCGCCTGCGACGCGTCGCTGCGCCGGCTCGGCGTGGACCACATCGACCTGTACTACCTGCACCGGCCCGACCCCGAGGTGCCGATCGAGGAGACCGTCGGCGCGATGGCCGAGCTCGTCGCGGCCGGGAAGGTGCGGCACATCGGGCTCTCCGAGAGCTCCGCCGAGACGATCCGCCGGGCCGCGGCCGTCCACCCGATCGCCGCCGTGCAGTCGGAGTGGTCGGTGTTCAGCCGCGACATCGAGCGGGCCGTCCTCCCGGCGTGCCGGGAGCTCGGCATCGGCCTCGTGCCCTACAGCCCGCTCGGGCGCGGCCTGCTGACCGGCACGCTGCCCACCGAGTTCGCCGACGACGACTTCCGCCGCAGCCTGCCGCGGTTCCAGCGCGAGAACCTCGAGCGCAACCTCGCAACGGTCGAGGCCGTCCGGGAGATCGCCGCGGCTCACGGCGGCACGCCCGGGCAGGTCGCGCTCGCGTGGCTGCTGGCGCAGGGCGACGACGTCGCCCCGATCCCGGGCACGAAGCGCGTCCGGTACCTGGAGGAGAACGTCGGCGCGCTCGACGTCGCCCTCACCCCGGCCGACCTCACCCGCCTCGACGCGCTGGAGCCCGCGGGCGACCGCTACCCCGACATGGCCTGGGTGGAGCGCGATACCCCCGATGCAGCACTCCGTTGA